GGAAGATCTTCAAGCACCCCGACGAAGTCGCCATCGCCCGTGTCCTCGAGGAGGGTGGGGGAAGTGCCAGGATCTTCTTCAACTACAAGAGCCTGACGACACTCCCCTGGAAGACGAAGCGGATTGCCAAACGCTCAGCCAGAGGCTCCCCTTTCATCTACCCAGAGCGGGACGAAGAGGGGATTCTCGTGCGGCTCTGATGTCCGCGATGCATTGCCTCGGGTAGCTTCCCGATTCGGAGGAACAAAGGATGCCCACCGCGCTCGAAGAGTCCGCCAAACTCGTCATCATCGGTCGGTCGAGTTCACACTTCACGCGCATCACGCGGATCTTCGCCGCGGAGCTGCGCGTCGACTACACCCTGCAGGTGGTGCGCGATCTCATGTCCTCCAATGCAGGGGACTACGGCGGCAACCCCGCGCTCAGAATACCGGTTCTGCAGACGCCTCAAGGAGTCTGGTTCGGTGCGCTCAATGTCTGTCGCGAGCTCTGGCGGCGGTCGAGTCGCAGGCCCCGTGTGGTATGGCCGGAGGAGTTCGACAAACCGGTGCTGGCCAATGCTCAGGAACTCATTCTCCAGGCCATGGCGACGGAAGTGGCGCTGATCATGGCGAAGGCGGCGGATGCCAGCGACAGCAACGTTCACAACGCCAAGATGCGAACGGGACTGGCCAACATGATGTCGTGGCTGGAGGAGAACGTGAGCGCCGCGCTCGCCGCACTCCCGCCGGATCGGGACCTGAGCTTTCTGGAGGTCACGCTCTTCTGCCTCGTGAAGCACTTGGAGTTTCGGAACGTGTTGCCGACGGACGGCTACGCGGAGCTGAACAAGTTCTGTCAGCAGTTCGCAACGCGGGCTTCCGTCAGTGAGACCCCGTTTCGCTTCGACACGTGAGAAGAGGCGAGCCTCGCGCCTGAAGTAGCGCGAAAGGTTACGACTGGCGGGCCGCTGTGGCAGTTCATGTTACCCGGAGGGCCGCGAGCGCTCCTGCGCTCCGTGGAGCACAGGGGGTGGGGCGTTGGCCCGTTCTGTGCTCTTGGGAGCCTTGATCTGCTGAGAAAGGCTCATGGCGTGAACACGAAGTTGCTTGCGTTGGTCCTCTTTGTTGCTGGGTGGGTTTTCCCCACGGCTGCCCTGGCCACCGATGTGATGGGGCCCCTTGCTGCCAATACGACGTGGACGGCCGCGGGCAATCCCTGGGTGTTGACTGGCGACGTGACAGTCCCGCAGGGCATCACGTTGACGATCGATCCGGGCGTACGGATCAAATTCGCGGAGACGGATGGCCTGAGCTCGGGTTATGACTTGACCAAGGTCGAGCTCATCGTTCAGGGCACCCTGAATGTCCAAGGCACCAGCGCCTCCCCCGTGACGATGAACGCCTACCGGGCTTACGGCATCTTCGTCCAGGGCACAGCCACCCTCAACTACGCCCACCTCATCGACGGCGCCGAGTGTCTGGGCGTCTTTGGCGGCACCGCCACTGTCACTCACAGCACCTTCGAAAGCTGCGCCGTGGCCCTCTACACCTACGAGGGGATGACCCACATGAGCTACAGCCTGGTGATCGAGAATGGCGTCAGCCCCAGTTCAAAATACGCCCTCATGATCGCAGGGTCCGCGGACATCATCCACAACACCATCACGGGCAATACCTACGGCGGCATCTGGGTCTTCAACTTCACCGGCACCGCCAACATCTACGACAACATCATCACCTCCAACGATCAGTACGGCATCCACTTCGTCTCCGTCACCAACCCCACGCGGTCCGTTCACCACAACGACGTCTGGAACCACGCGACCAACTACACCCGGGTCGCTGCTGGCACCGGCAGCATCTCCGCCAACCCCCGCTTCGTCAGCGACACCAGCTTCGTGCTCCAGACCGCGTCGCCGTGTCGGAACGCCGCGTCCGACGGAACGGATATGGGCGCGTTCCCCAGCATTCCTCCGCCTGCCGCGTCCATCGTCGTGACGCCCTCGTCCCACACCATGGCAGTGCAGGGCACGAAGCAGTTCAGCGCTACGGCGTACGACGCCTCCGGCAACCCGCTCCCGAACGCCGTCATCACCTGGGCCGCGTCCGCAGCCGCGGGCTCGGTTAGCTCGAGCGGCCTGTTCACCGCGGGCTGCACGCCTGGGACGTACACGGCCGCGGTGACCGCGACGGTGGAAGGTCACTCGGCCATCGCGAATGTGACGCTCCAGCCTGGAGCCGCCGCGACGATCAGTCTCTCACCCTCGACCGCTACCGTGCCCATCCATGGCATTCAGACGTTCACGGCGACCGTCAAGGATGCCTGTGGCAACGCCCTGCCTGCGGAGCAGGTGAGCTGGGGCGTGACCGGCGGCGGTACCATCAGCTCCAGCGGAGTGTTCACCGCGGGCACCACCCCGGGCACCTTCACCAACGCTGTCACCGCTCAGAGCGGCTCCTTGAGCGCGAGCGCCACCGTGACTGTCACGCCCGGCGCTCTGGCCAGCCTCGAGGTGGCGCCGGCAACGGCCACCCTGTCCATCAACGGCACCCAGCAGTTCACGGCGACGGGCAAGGACTCGGCCGGCAACACCGTGCCCGCGTCCATCACCTGGAGCGTCGTCAACGGCGGTGGCTCCATCAACCCCTCCGGCCTGTTCACCGCAGGCACGGTGGCTGGAACCTTCGCCCAGACGGTCAAGGCCACCAGCGGCACGCTGTCCGCGACGGCGAGCGTCACGGTGAACCCAGGGCCGATCCAGAGCGTGGCGGTGGCGCCTGCGTCCGTGACACTGCCGGCGCGTGGCGCACGGCAGTTCACCGCTACAGCTACCGATGCCTGGGGTAACACCGTCTCTGGCACACCGGCGTGGACGGTCCAGCCGGCCGCGGTGGGCACCATCGATGCGACGGGCTCGTTCACCGCCGGTGGCACCGCCGGCTCCTACCCGGCCGCAGTGACCGCGACGCTCGGCGGAGTGAGCGGCTCGGCCAGCGTGACGATCTCCGCGAGCTCGCTGGCGAGGATTGTGGTCTCTCCCTCCGCTGTCACGCTGGAGCCTCTCGCCGTGCGTCAGTTCACCGCTCAGGGCCAGGACGCGGATGGCAACGTCGTGTCCATCACGCCCGCCTGGTCAGTGGTGAGTGGGGCCGGCAGCATCACTCAGGACGGCCTCTTCACCGCCACCCAGGCCCCTGGCTCCTACCTGAACAGCGTGGTCGCCACGGCCAACGGAGTGACCGGCACCTCCTCCATCACCGTGACTGCCGGTGGCATCCAGCGCGTGGCGCTCTCCCCGCAGAACCCGACTGTCGCCGTGAATGGAACCATCGCGTTCAGCGCGAAGGCCTTCGACGCGTTCGACAACGAGCTGCCCCAGCTCACCGCCACCTGGGAGGTCGTCAACGGTGGCGGCACCCTCGATGCCTCGGGCGTCTTCACCGCCGGAGCCACGAGCGGAGCCTTCGCGAACACCGTCAAAGTCACCCTGGGCGGCCTGAGCGCCACCACTTCCGTGACCGTCTCGACCGACGTCGACGGTGATGGCCTTTCCGACGCGTGGGAGCTCGCCCACGGGCTCGATCCGAGCCAGCCGGGTGATGCTTCGCTCGACCCGGACGGCGACACGCTTTCCAACCTGTCTGAGTTCCAAGCGGGGACGAACCCCCAAGACGCGGACACGGATGATGACGGCGCACTCGATGGCAAAGAGCAGCGCCCCTCCGAGGACACGGACGGCGACGGCCTGCCGAACGCACGGGACCCGGACAGCGACAATGATGCCCTGTTCGACGGGATGGAGATGGCGGTCGCCTCGCCCCACGCGAACACCGACACGTCCAAGGGCCGGTTCATCGCCGACACGAACCCGGCGACCAGCACGGCTCCGCTCATCGCGGACACGGATGGCGATGGACGCAAGGACGGCGAGGAGGACGCAAATCACAACGGCAAGGTCGACTCGGGTGAGACGGACCCGAACCACCCCGACACGTTCTGCAGCGCGACTCCGGAATGCGGCAGCGGCCAGGTGTGCGAGGCCGGAGTGTGTGTGGACGACACCTCCGCTCCGGAAGAAGGCGGAGGAGGTTGCGGCTGCAACGGTTCGGGTGCCGGAGCCTCGGTGTTTGGCCTGTTGCTGCTGTCGATTCTCGGGCGCGTGGGTGCCCGGCGACGGTGAGGCCGCCATGGCCACGGCGGAGGGCACACCGGGGCAGACCCAGGCACACGCGGCCCTCTGCGCCTACAGCTCCCGCCAGCTGCTATTGCTTTGCCTGAGTCGGTCGCGTGGGACTATTCACGCGCACCATGAGAAACATTGTTGCTCTTGGAGTGAAGTCCTCCCTGCGGCAGGCCAGCCTGGCGCTGGTCTTGGCGCTGGGGCTGTTTCCGCGAACCGGGCTTCGGGCGCAGACGTGGAACGCCGCGGATGTGCTCGGGCCGGACGGCATCATCTACCCCGATTGGTCCTTCGCCGGTGTACCCGGTGGCATTCCGACCGGCGGGGCCGACTGCGGGTCGGTCACCCTGCAGGGCGCCGTGGCGAACGACAACCTGGATGACTCGGCGGCGCTGGAGGCCGCGGCCACCGCGTGCGGACAGGCGGGAGGCGGCGTCATCAGCATTCCCGCCGGTAGCTTCCACCTGGACCGGCCGATCTTCATCAAGCACTCCGGCGTGGTGCTGCGCGGCGCGGGCCGGGACACCACGAAGCTCATCTTCCGCTTCGCCGCGCCGTCCCAGGATGTCGCCTTCTTCTTCCCGTCGGGCGTCAGCAACAACACGCTCGCCAAGAACAACTGGCTCGAGGTCCACGCCGATCCCACGGATCTCCAGCGCCTCAGCATCAAGTACAACGGCCAGGTCGTGTCCGAGCGCCTGCGCTCCACCGGCCACTGGGGCGCGAGCTTCTCCCTGCGGGTCACCGGGAGCACTCTGGCGGGCAAGTCCGGCTATGGCAGCGCCAAGTCCTTCGTAGCAGAGGCGGAGTACCCCAACGGTCTGATCCGAACCGAGACGGTCTCGCTCACGCTGAACAACGCCCAGGATGCCAACGCCATCCCGAACACGGGCTACCTGGGCGCCATCAACTTCAATGGCACGGGCCGCATGGGCAACACGTTCCTGCTCGCTCAGGACGGCCTGCGAGGTCAGACGTCGCTGACGCTGAGCTCCGGCCACACCGTCGTCGCGGGCGACTTCCTGGAGATCTTCGCGGAGGCCACCGCGCGTTGGAATGACGAGGTCGACAACGCCTGCACGACCAGCACCAACTTTCGCCGCTACCAGGTGAAGGCGGTGGCGGTCAGCGGCAACGTCGTCACCCTCAATCAGCCCCTGCGCATCGA
Above is a genomic segment from Hyalangium ruber containing:
- a CDS encoding right-handed parallel beta-helix repeat-containing protein — its product is MTVPQGITLTIDPGVRIKFAETDGLSSGYDLTKVELIVQGTLNVQGTSASPVTMNAYRAYGIFVQGTATLNYAHLIDGAECLGVFGGTATVTHSTFESCAVALYTYEGMTHMSYSLVIENGVSPSSKYALMIAGSADIIHNTITGNTYGGIWVFNFTGTANIYDNIITSNDQYGIHFVSVTNPTRSVHHNDVWNHATNYTRVAAGTGSISANPRFVSDTSFVLQTASPCRNAASDGTDMGAFPSIPPPAASIVVTPSSHTMAVQGTKQFSATAYDASGNPLPNAVITWAASAAAGSVSSSGLFTAGCTPGTYTAAVTATVEGHSAIANVTLQPGAAATISLSPSTATVPIHGIQTFTATVKDACGNALPAEQVSWGVTGGGTISSSGVFTAGTTPGTFTNAVTAQSGSLSASATVTVTPGALASLEVAPATATLSINGTQQFTATGKDSAGNTVPASITWSVVNGGGSINPSGLFTAGTVAGTFAQTVKATSGTLSATASVTVNPGPIQSVAVAPASVTLPARGARQFTATATDAWGNTVSGTPAWTVQPAAVGTIDATGSFTAGGTAGSYPAAVTATLGGVSGSASVTISASSLARIVVSPSAVTLEPLAVRQFTAQGQDADGNVVSITPAWSVVSGAGSITQDGLFTATQAPGSYLNSVVATANGVTGTSSITVTAGGIQRVALSPQNPTVAVNGTIAFSAKAFDAFDNELPQLTATWEVVNGGGTLDASGVFTAGATSGAFANTVKVTLGGLSATTSVTVSTDVDGDGLSDAWELAHGLDPSQPGDASLDPDGDTLSNLSEFQAGTNPQDADTDDDGALDGKEQRPSEDTDGDGLPNARDPDSDNDALFDGMEMAVASPHANTDTSKGRFIADTNPATSTAPLIADTDGDGRKDGEEDANHNGKVDSGETDPNHPDTFCSATPECGSGQVCEAGVCVDDTSAPEEGGGGCGCNGSGAGASVFGLLLLSILGRVGARRR